CGGCATGTGGCGATCGTGGCGCTCGCCCTGGGGATCCTGCTCCCGTACATCGCCGTGGTCATCGCCAACGCGGGCCGCGAGAACGCTCCGTCCCTTCCCTCCACCTTCGTACCGGCTCCGGTGCGTCCCGCGCTGGGCGCCGCGGAGGCGACGGAGGGGGCCGCGACGGAGGGCCCGTACGGCCGGAACTGATCACGGACAGTGGCCGGAAACCTCAAGAAAAGCTCAGATCAATCATG
Above is a genomic segment from Streptomyces sp. NBC_00094 containing:
- a CDS encoding DUF3099 domain-containing protein, which produces MPKRGGTEVFRITGARQGLADDVRGRQRRYIISMSVRTLSVIAAAVLWNVERHVAIVALALGILLPYIAVVIANAGRENAPSLPSTFVPAPVRPALGAAEATEGAATEGPYGRN